The region tgtaaaatCAAAATGCTTTGATGAAATATCTTTAAACATATTCGGAGATCGAATTACGTcaatatatgatttatatGGTAAAGACGAAATTAGTATATCTAATGAAAATAAGTTGCATAATAGTGAATATAGATCCTCTATATTACAACTTAagaatgtaaataaaaataatcgTATTTATTGTGtttttgaaaatacaaatgaaaatggagtattaattcataaagggataacaaaaatttcaattgaaaataatattagtaAAAAAGAGGATAGTATATCCAACACACATGTtattgatttatttaataaaatagattTAAATGTAGATAAttctaataataaatatgatattgAAACAAAACCAGGAGACATTCTATATATGTTAGgaacaaatttattaaaaaatgaatatatatattttgatgaTAATTGTGCAATTCCTTTTGAAATAATTGgacaaatttataaatatgtattcccaataataaatgaaaaagatattacatatacatgttcaatgtatattaataaagatgaaaataaaacaaacatCGGGACATTAAATATCACATTTAAACAACAATATCCTAGTATTAGTACTATTAGTAAAGatgttttgaaaaaatatataaaatatgatgtagataaaaaattaaataaaatattatttgggATCCAAGATGATGGCTCTAATAATGTTAAATATGCTGAACAAGGAATAGACGTAAATAAAGGACGTACATCAAATTCCCAAGGAACAAATATTGATAAAGATcattgtaataataatacatgtGTTGAACTATTTAGCAAATCAAAATGTTCATCTATGTGTGGAAATGGATATAGATTAATGGAaggatataatataaaatacgATACACAATCAGTTATTCCATGTAATAATGGGGAGTGTACAATCGAAGATGAAGTCGAaccatttattatttttgcatGGGCATCTATAGTTTTTTTCTGTATTATGATTGCAATTCTTATTATcactatatatttcattcaagagaaaaataaaacaaaaaaagtaaaaccTTCTGACCCTTTCATTTCTTACgatacaaatattaaatgatTGCATAGGACATGCAAATAATGGATGAAGCAAACAATATGTGTTTTTTACTAAATTGTAATAAActcataattataaaaaaaataattcatacaacacctatttatttttcctatttttaaattataataatctaCATTTATGTAGTAGTTtctttttgtataattcgttttttttctaatttcatatttttctccAAACATTTATcatctttcatttttttttttaaactccACAACATcgtaaaaatattcttttatataatacacaCACATTTCTAAAAcacatttaaatatattattcagtgaaataatataatttataatgccaaaaaaataaaaatcaaataaaaaattcccCAAGCGTGTATCTgttattatgcatatatatagaatgAAGCATATCCTTATTTCCTATTTAATGTAATAACATAACAATATACTTTTCATATAagttcataatatattgcattttcatattatgtTATGTGATTCTTTAGCATAGAATagtttttattacattttttgtgCGAACCATGTTTCTATACAATTTATAGtacaataaaatgaaaaaaaacaaattgtcgctatttaaaaatgtagtaAAATATACTTGGCGAACatctatattttgttattcaacaatatttattcatagTTCAGTGAATAGCCTAttaaattcatataatgataaagaaaagtgtgtatataaacataaaagaaaaaattactTTGATTTTTTCGCCACCATTTCATTAAAAACCATTCCCATATCATATTGCAGTTGCCAACTTGCATATAAttgtgataataataatgtattaCCTACTGAAAcagaatataataatttagaaTTATTCAAGcgtttgttttttaaattaatacaatatgaatattttataattcataaaataattagtTGTATTAATGAGtctataatatttgttttatattctcTAGCTAATTTttacttatattttcatagcGCATTCTTTAACATATGTAATCTAttaagtaaaatatatcatggTCAGGGTAATAATGGTATGTTGTATACATATCCTAATATTCCTTATACCATTATTAACAGTTTTGTAACTATccataaaatttatgaacATAATAGAATACCATTAAAACatgattttaaaaatgatcaATTGGAATATATGGGCTCCGGATTTATCTATGACAAAAGGGgtaaacaaaattttttggagttacatttatatatatgtaaaaaattttaagatTTATTTGTGATTTTTTGTGAAAGcatttcatatataaattgtaATTTCAAAATACATAGAATGTGCAATTTGTCTTTTCATtactattaaatatataacattcttatttatttaattgtacttttttatgtttgtATGTTAAAGGACACATATTAACAGCTGCTCACAACATAACcgtaattaataaaaaaaacaaataaagaaaaaggataaaatgataacattatatttttccaacacattgtgtatatatgcataattttatatgatgtaatttttaaagaatCTAGAAGACAAATttgttgtaaaaaatagtaatggCTTATACTTTGCAACTGTGCTTGGCTTGCATAaaggtaaaaaataaaattaaaaaaatgtagtaaaaatacaaagtaatataaaagaaatatatggGGTTTGTATTTTCTACAAAATTATAGCTCTCGTATTatgtactttttttttcatgttttaatatttttataaaataagtgtattcatatttatatccatttgttctcaaaaaaaacacaagGATCTGATGTTTGCGTGATGAAGATTGATTCTAAAGAACCGCTTTCTTATATCTCTTTGggtaataaatatacataataatactCTGTAAACTATTTTgcttattaaaatttgtaattaattattttatttatttcagaCAAAATAAGAGATGATTTAAAGCAAGGAGAGCCCGTAGTTACATATGGGCAGATACAAGTTagtacatattattattcgatttatatctttacgcaatttttattctatGCATATATGCCGATTCTTATTtgattacatttttaatgtaaAATTTTGACAGAATTTTGATAAAGAAACATATAGTGTTGGCATAGTAAACCATCCAAAGCAAACTTTTACAatgtttgaaaattttaatgaaaatggaCAGACTACCTTGTATCcatttattcaaataaGCAACCCTATAAATAAAGGTTTgcatttcaaaatatttccttattattttgtattatgtattgtgatgaatatattttagttaatatttattatttttttttttataatattgtaaGGTATGTCTGGCTCACCATTACTGGATCAGCATGGGAACCTCGTAGGAatgatacaaaaaaaaatcgacAATTATGGGTaggaataatatataataaaaataacatttgTTTAAAGAATGTATGTTATTGCATTTGTTAAGTAAAATCCCCTTTCTTTTCAATATACAGATTGGCTTTACCGGCGAATATTCTAAAAAATGTAGCTATTCACTTACAAAATAATGGGGTATATAAGGAACCATTTTTAggtaaatatttaaaatgaagaaaaaatacactaaaattttattttatatttttttaaagaaatctacaatattttatattgcgTTGGATTCGTAAATTATAGGTATTGTGTTTAGAGAAAAGACTTTCACAATTCAAAATTCCAGACCTCTTACAAAAGGTATGCATTcaatacatattttgtaaccttttaataataaaaaatgcacTTTCTATAAAgttctataaaaaattatgtgaACATGTatagttatatatacatatatttattttttttattgtataaaaTCGCTTAAGAGTTGAAAATTTCCAGCATTTTAGCTAACTCACCAGCCGCCCTCGGCAgcttaaaaaaagaagatataattttaaagatGAACAATAAAGACATAGAAAGTATTTGTGATGttagtaataaatataaataaaatatatatatatatatatatatatatatgtgtg is a window of Plasmodium vinckei vinckei genome assembly, chromosome: PVVCY_14 DNA encoding:
- a CDS encoding sporozoite surface protein 3, putative — protein: MFTIIYCIFASIFIFYTPVKGDGYICDFSAEKFNIDFDDYYDDVICEHEIGNGDSIGIIIPRYKDENGYINVKSKCFDEISLNIFGDRITSIYDLYGKDEISISNENKLHNSEYRSSILQLKNVNKNNRIYCVFENTNENGVLIHKGITKISIENNISKKEDSISNTHVIDLFNKIDLNVDNSNNKYDIETKPGDILYMLGTNLLKNEYIYFDDNCAIPFEIIGQIYKYVFPIINEKDITYTCSMYINKDENKTNIGTLNITFKQQYPSISTISKDVLKKYIKYDVDKKLNKILFGIQDDGSNNVKYAEQGIDVNKGRTSNSQGTNIDKDHCNNNTCVELFSKSKCSSMCGNGYRLMEGYNIKYDTQSVIPCNNGECTIEDEVEPFIIFAWASIVFFCIMIAILIITIYFIQEKNKTKKVKPSDPFISYDTNIK
- a CDS encoding trypsin-like serine protease, putative, with amino-acid sequence MKKNKLSLFKNVVKYTWRTSIFCYSTIFIHSSVNSLLNSYNDKEKCVYKHKRKNYFDFFATISLKTIPISYCSCQLAYNCDNNNVLPTETEYNNLELFKRLFFKLIQYEYFIIHKIISCINESIIFVLYSLANFYLYFHSAFFNICNLLSKIYHGQGNNGMLYTYPNIPYTIINSFVTIHKIYEHNRIPLKHDFKNDQLEYMGSGFIYDKRGHILTAAHNITNLEDKFVVKNSNGLYFATVLGLHKGSDVCVMKIDSKEPLSYISLDKIRDDLKQGEPVVTYGQIQNFDKETYSVGIVNHPKQTFTMFENFNENGQTTLYPFIQISNPINKGMSGSPLLDQHGNLVGMIQKKIDNYGLALPANILKNVAIHLQNNGVYKEPFLGIVFREKTFTIQNSRPLTKELKISSILANSPAALGSLKKEDIILKMNNKDIESICDVHEILNSANDGYINIDGVRNGKKFKTQVITKKKLYNKKKYMHTYIM